The Brassica oleracea var. oleracea cultivar TO1000 chromosome C6, BOL, whole genome shotgun sequence genome includes a region encoding these proteins:
- the LOC106297146 gene encoding uncharacterized protein LOC106297146, whose product MGQQVKWPQKMKAPDSFRNPGLWCDFHRDHVHKTEDCVALRIEVNELLQKGHLREFLSEKAKNHLNKEVPAKSAGAIPASQPRQDRVIHVISGGSEISGVSHASAKKSTRNAKHGLETTKPKRFLLCTNEISFTAKEQEKIMAPHHDALVISLTVENCLVKRILVDNGSSSNIIFQTAYQDRGLEESAVTRKITPLIGFSGEVKQTAGEVTLPVYAEGINMSTKFLVVDSQSAYNMILGRPWIHDMGAVPSTLHQMVKFPTPWGIRIIKGDQENSRSCYQTSLKGKTKVL is encoded by the coding sequence ATGGGCCAACAGGTCAAATGGCCTCAAAAGATGAAGGCACCTGACTCGTTCCGGAACCCTGGCCTCTGGTGCGACTTCCATCGCGACCACGTTCACAAAACTGAAGACTGCGTCGCTCTAAGGATCGAGGTCAATGAACTACTCCAAAAGGGGCATCTCCGGGAATTCCTCTCGGAGAAAGCCAAGAACCATCTAAATAAAGAGGTGCCGGCGAAATCCGCTGGAGCTATACCCGCCTCACAACCCCGCCAGGACCGAGTTATCCATGTCATATCTGGAGGTTCAGAGATAAGCGGCGTGAGTCATGCATCTGCCAAGAAAAGCACCCGCAATGCCAAGCACGGCCTGGAGACAACCAAACCAAAGCGGTTTCTCCTATGTACCAACGAAATAAGCTTCACGGCTAAGGAGCAGGAGAAGATCATGGCTCCCCACCACGATGCCCTGGTCATCTCGCTCACCGTAGAAAACTGCTTGGTAAAAAGAATATTAGTGGACAATGGTAGCTCCAGCAACATCATTTTCCAGACTGCTTACCAGGATCGAGGGCTCGAGGAGAGCGCCGTGACGCGTAAAATAACTCCACTCATCGGATTCAGCGGCGAAGTCAAGCAAACAGCTGGAGAGGTCACTCTCCCAGTGTACGCTGAAGGGATCAACATGTCTACCAAGTTCCTGGTCGTCGACAGTCAATCAGCATACAACATGATCCTAGGAAGACCCTGGATTCACGACATGGGAGCAGTCCCTTCAACCCTTCATCAAATGGTGAAATTCCCTACACCCTGGGGCATCAGAATAATCAAAGGAGATCAGGAGAATTCTCGATCCTGCTACCAAACCTCCTTAAAGGGGAAGACCAAGGTCTTATAG
- the LOC106297147 gene encoding uncharacterized protein LOC106297147, with the protein MLYTQASQTAEAVRKQEALIKENAVEAERHMVDDILDLDAHRLNATRNPSQTLVCLETTEKISQQFAEAPEQEQSTLDETSLIEIDQRQWDGYEPSMEKQETIEGVQSEKRVKSRKVFIPKYLRREVNKVELDGFHKKVKRVPKDMSFEDAYYKYRLGNFFRESRETDKDIEMLLNKVRRKPKRTLKKEQDPGKFLIPCCIHDHTLTNALCDTGSAVSIMAIDTADLLGFKMELSQDSFTFVDNPKANSAGMIKNVKVEIGDCSIPVDFHVVKSKSGQISSLLFGKAFMATVRAVCDLKKNRMCLTNVDETVFYDPVEKKKGEKFISCIEMFEDPGPIADLNHEPAIAESASVDIRVAASVDFQSSESIDNKPSESDDSQS; encoded by the exons ATGCTATACACCCAAGCTTCTCAGACTGCAGAAGCTGTTAGGAAGCAAGAAGCTCTAATTAAAGAGAATGCAGTGGAAGCTGAAAGACACATGGTTGATGACATCTTAG ATCTTGATGCACACCGCTTGAATGCCACTAGAAATCCATCTCAGACATTAGTTTGCTTAGAGACAACAGAGAAGATAAGTCAGCAATTTGCAGAAGCACCAGAGCAAGAACAATCAACACTAGATGAAACTTCTCTCATTGAGATCGATCAACGCCAATGGGATGGATACGAACCTTCAATGGAAAAGCAAGAAACAATAGAAGGAGTTCAAAGTGAGAAAAGAGTCAAATCTAGGAAAGTATTTATTCCTAAATACCTCAGGAGAGAAGTTAACAAAGTGGAACTTGATGGATTTCACAAGAAGGTGAAGAGAGTTCCTAAGGATATGTCTTTCGAGGATGCATATTATAAGTACAGACTTGGTAATTTCTTCAGAGAGAGCAGAGAGACGGATAAGGACATTGAGATGTTACTCAACAAGGTCCGGCGTAAGCCTAAGAGGACTCTAAAGAAGGAACAAGATCCTGGAAAGTTCTTGATTCCATGCTGTATACATGATCACACCTTGACAAACGCCCTCTGTGATACTGGATCTGCAGTAAGTATCATGGCTATAGACACTGCTGATTTATTAGGATTCAAGATGGAGCTTTCTCAGGATAGTTTCACTTTCGTGGATAACCCCAAGGCAAACTCAGCAGGCATGATCAAGAATGTCAAGGTAGAGATAGGAGACTGCAGTATCCCTGTGGATTTTCACGTCGTGAAGAGTAAATCTGGCCAGATATCTTCTCTTCTTTTTGGAAAAGCATTCATGGCTACAGTGAGAGCAGTTTGTGATCTTAAGAAGAATAGGATGTGCTTGACTAATGTTGATGAAACTGTCTTCTATGATCCCGTGGAGAAGAAGAAAGGTGAGAAGTTTATTTCATGCATAGAGATGTTTGAAGATCCAGGACCTATAGCTGATCTCAATCACGAGCCCGCAATAGCAGAATCAGCGTCGGTCGACATTAGAGTTGCAGCATCGGTCGACTTCCAGTCCTCAGAATCGATCGACAATAAGCCTTCAGAATCAGACGACTCTCAGTCTTAA